A genome region from candidate division KSB1 bacterium includes the following:
- a CDS encoding rhomboid family intramembrane serine protease yields MMMNQQQHFRIGFGSRLTPVVKYLLIANGAFFVLQTLLGPSQPLVRFLALFPAHITERFAIYELVSYMFLHGSFWHLFFNMFALLIFGCEVELLLGSKRFLQFYFFTGIFAGLCHLLFNWGEQVPVIGASGAIYGVLVAFAVFFPNRVITLLLFFILPIQMRARTLVLVFVGLSVFMGLRGEIFGTADNVAHLAHLGGAVAGYLFLRYRALMQRGLRSISNTQRIHREKKEQQQNMFLDERRREIDTILDRINKVGYDNITQKEKETLKKASDYLQKYDKSS; encoded by the coding sequence ATGATGATGAACCAACAACAACATTTTCGAATTGGATTCGGAAGCAGACTTACTCCGGTTGTCAAGTATCTGTTGATTGCCAACGGTGCCTTTTTTGTTTTGCAAACACTGTTGGGGCCATCGCAACCGCTGGTTCGCTTTCTTGCCCTGTTTCCGGCTCATATCACTGAACGTTTCGCAATCTATGAACTGGTCAGCTATATGTTTCTGCATGGCAGTTTCTGGCATTTGTTTTTTAATATGTTTGCCCTGCTCATATTTGGATGCGAAGTCGAACTATTATTAGGGAGTAAACGCTTTCTCCAATTTTATTTCTTCACCGGCATCTTTGCCGGGTTGTGCCATTTATTATTTAACTGGGGCGAACAAGTGCCGGTGATCGGGGCATCAGGAGCGATCTACGGTGTGTTGGTTGCCTTTGCCGTTTTTTTCCCGAATCGGGTCATCACCCTGTTACTATTCTTCATTCTTCCGATTCAGATGCGGGCTCGGACGTTGGTTCTGGTATTTGTTGGGTTATCGGTATTTATGGGACTGCGAGGTGAAATATTCGGCACCGCTGACAATGTAGCACATCTCGCGCATCTGGGCGGGGCTGTTGCCGGATATTTATTTTTGAGATATCGAGCGCTGATGCAGCGGGGGTTGCGCAGTATTTCAAATACTCAACGCATACACAGAGAAAAAAAAGAACAGCAGCAGAATATGTTTCTTGACGAACGGCGACGTGAAATTGATACAATTCTTGACCGGATCAATAAAGTCGGATATGACAACATTACCCAAAAAGAAAAAGAAACACTAAAAAAAGCGAGTGATTATTTACAGAAATATGACAAATCGTCATAG
- a CDS encoding N-acetylmuramoyl-L-alanine amidase, which yields MTNRHRHPRVLLFRLVLSVWLMAGISLSAKELTIATQNIQAQIPITLRDNASLISASELAQALDSPIRTQPQQASFKISYHTVQVYAHSPFVQIDNEFYQLPLKVQSRFDGYFLPYPFFCALFASLDSRIEFDQTTDRFILNQQNSTIQDLLIHSTDRSMQLIMKMSIELTKDDIRFEHTDRSIQCQIKGGIFSPEIDLQTIRHLFKHVEITHSEHETGTLFLEFSQNMVFDSLEVSPDNQLVLVFHEYEPEMEQTIFTELKKEREKWRIDTIIIDPGHGGRDPGAVGPGGLYEKNITLSIASEIRDILKQERDINVRLTRESNSFIPLKRRTEIANQTGGKLFISVHVDANPVHSLRGHTVYFMGPAKTEAARQAAQFENSVIKFENKQSHYDKLSNAAFILAANAQNSYNKESQDLADIIDHKITSICRSRSIGVRQAGFYVLYGTSMPNVLIETGFMTNPQDRSNLRNASYQKKLAQAISKGILEFKTKYENMTL from the coding sequence ATGACAAATCGTCATAGGCATCCACGGGTTTTACTATTCAGACTCGTACTATCCGTATGGCTCATGGCCGGTATATCCCTTTCGGCAAAAGAGCTTACCATAGCAACACAAAACATCCAGGCGCAAATTCCGATCACATTGCGGGATAACGCCTCTTTAATTTCGGCGTCAGAACTGGCCCAGGCGCTGGACTCTCCAATCCGCACCCAGCCCCAGCAGGCCTCTTTTAAAATATCCTATCACACAGTGCAGGTGTATGCTCACAGCCCGTTTGTTCAAATTGACAATGAATTCTATCAGCTTCCGCTCAAAGTGCAAAGCCGCTTTGACGGATATTTTCTACCCTATCCTTTTTTCTGCGCTCTTTTCGCATCCCTGGATTCAAGAATAGAATTTGACCAGACGACTGATCGCTTTATCCTCAATCAACAGAACTCTACAATACAGGATTTGCTGATTCACAGCACAGACCGCTCGATGCAGTTGATTATGAAAATGTCAATTGAGCTTACCAAGGATGACATACGATTTGAGCACACCGATCGTTCTATTCAATGCCAAATCAAGGGTGGAATATTCAGTCCGGAAATTGATCTGCAGACGATCCGACATCTATTCAAACACGTTGAAATCACACACTCTGAGCATGAAACGGGAACGCTGTTTTTAGAGTTTAGCCAGAATATGGTTTTTGATTCCCTTGAGGTCAGCCCGGACAACCAGCTCGTTCTGGTGTTTCACGAGTACGAGCCGGAAATGGAACAAACCATTTTTACAGAACTCAAAAAAGAACGGGAAAAATGGCGGATTGACACCATCATTATCGATCCGGGGCACGGAGGAAGAGACCCGGGAGCCGTAGGACCGGGCGGATTATACGAAAAAAACATTACTCTTTCAATTGCAAGCGAAATTCGGGATATTTTGAAACAGGAAAGAGATATCAATGTTCGTTTGACACGCGAGTCGAACTCTTTCATTCCTTTGAAACGCCGTACTGAAATAGCCAATCAGACCGGGGGCAAGTTATTCATCAGTGTGCATGTAGATGCAAATCCGGTTCACAGTTTACGCGGACATACGGTATATTTTATGGGGCCGGCCAAGACGGAAGCGGCGAGACAGGCAGCCCAGTTTGAAAACTCGGTTATAAAATTTGAAAACAAACAGTCACATTATGATAAATTATCAAACGCGGCATTTATACTGGCGGCAAATGCACAGAATTCCTATAACAAGGAAAGCCAGGATCTTGCGGATATCATCGACCATAAAATAACTTCCATCTGCAGATCCAGAAGCATTGGTGTCAGACAAGCGGGCTTTTATGTTTTATATGGAACGTCCATGCCAAATGTATTGATTGAAACCGGTTTTATGACCAATCCGCAGGATCGGTCCAATCTTCGGAATGCATCTTATCAGAAAAAACTCGCGCAAGCGATCAGCAAGGGGATTCTTGAATTTAAAACCAAATACGAAAATATGACATTATAA
- a CDS encoding TIGR01212 family radical SAM protein (This family includes YhcC from E. coli K-12, an uncharacterized radical SAM protein.), with translation MTRYNKFSTFLKQKYGEKVWKICIDAGLSCPHKSHNSNGCVFCRNDSFAGMTARTGLPIDVQVKEGIYTIKRSRNIRKFLVYFQTSTNTYGPIDTLEKMYNSALYSDDIVGISISTRPDCLPDHVLNVIQKLADKVDVWVELGLQSSHEHTLKFLNRGHTATDYLDAVVRLLKLPVRICTHVMIGLPNETLSDYIETAEFVSRSGVQEIKIHPLLILKNTPLAEYYVQQKIKPLVLKNYVDIVCNVIEHLHENMVIQRLTAEAPDELLIEPRWALNKLKVLNAVDQELYDRDSVQGRYYKG, from the coding sequence ATGACGAGATATAATAAATTTTCCACATTTTTAAAGCAAAAATACGGGGAAAAAGTATGGAAAATTTGTATCGATGCCGGATTGTCATGTCCTCATAAATCACATAATTCCAACGGCTGTGTTTTTTGCAGAAATGACAGTTTTGCAGGTATGACCGCCCGAACCGGTCTCCCGATTGATGTGCAGGTTAAAGAGGGGATTTATACCATCAAACGCTCACGAAATATTCGTAAATTCCTGGTCTACTTTCAAACGTCTACCAATACATACGGGCCCATCGATACACTTGAAAAGATGTATAATTCTGCTCTGTATTCAGATGACATTGTCGGGATTTCTATCTCTACTCGACCGGATTGTCTGCCGGATCACGTTCTGAATGTGATACAAAAGCTTGCGGATAAAGTTGATGTTTGGGTAGAATTGGGCCTTCAATCAAGTCATGAACATACGCTAAAATTCCTGAACCGAGGACACACAGCAACCGACTATCTTGATGCCGTGGTGCGGCTTTTAAAACTTCCGGTGCGCATCTGTACGCATGTTATGATTGGCTTGCCGAACGAAACGTTATCAGATTATATTGAAACCGCAGAGTTTGTTTCCCGCTCAGGTGTTCAAGAAATTAAAATCCATCCCCTTTTGATATTGAAAAATACACCGCTGGCCGAATACTATGTTCAGCAAAAAATAAAGCCTCTGGTACTGAAGAATTATGTCGATATCGTATGCAATGTTATTGAACATTTGCACGAGAACATGGTGATTCAACGCCTTACTGCAGAAGCCCCGGATGAATTGTTGATCGAACCCCGCTGGGCTTTGAATAAACTGAAGGTTTTAAATGCTGTCGATCAAGAACTATATGATCGGGATTCGGTACAGGGACGGTATTATAAGGGGTGA